One segment of Oncorhynchus gorbuscha isolate QuinsamMale2020 ecotype Even-year unplaced genomic scaffold, OgorEven_v1.0 Un_scaffold_714, whole genome shotgun sequence DNA contains the following:
- the LOC124019880 gene encoding cathepsin D-like isoform X2, with the protein MKVLYLCLFAALALASDALVRIPLRKFRSIRRTLTDSGRAAEELLAGQEHTKYNNLGFPSSSNEPTPETLKNFMDAQYYGEIGLGTPVQTFTVVFDTGSSNLWIPSIHCSFTDIACLLHHKYNGAKSSTYVKNGTAFAIQYGSGSLSGYLSQDTCTIGGLSIEDQGFGEAIKQPGVAFIAAKFDGILGMAYPRISVDGVAPPFDNIMSQKKVEQNVFSFYLNRNPDSEPGGELLLGGTDPKYYSGDFQYLDVSRQAYWQIHMDGMGVGSQLSLCKGGCEAIVDTGTSLITGPAAEVKALQKAIGATPLIQGEVRHRINPTPLVQHCGPRLQLRSSSSSTLWSPTTATFLL; encoded by the exons AATTCCGTTGAGGAAGTTCCGTTCCATCAGGCGTACCCTGACGGACTCGGGCAGGGCAGCAGAAGAGCTGTTGGCCGGGCAGGAACACACCAAGTACAACAACCTGGGCTTCCCCTCCTCCAGTAATGAACCCACTCCAGAAACCCTGAAGAACTTTATGGAT gcTCAGTACTACGGTGAGATCGGCCTGGGGACTCCCGTCCAGACATTCACTGTAGTGTTTGATACAGGCTCCTCTAACTTGTGGATCCCTTCCATCCACTGCTCCTTCACAGACATCGCCTGCT tgctTCACCACAAGTATAACGGTGCCAAGTCCAGTACGTATGTGAAGAACGGAACGGCCTTCGCCATCCAGTATGGGTCTGGCAGTCTGTCTGGGTATCTCAGCCAAGACACGTGCACG ATTGGAGGCCTGTCCATAGAGGACCAGGGGTTCGGTGAGGCCATCAAGCAGCCTGGCGTAGCCTTCATCGCTGCTAAGTTTGACGGCATCCTGGGCATGGCCTACCCCCGTATCTCTGTGGACGGGGTCGCTCCGCCGTTCGACAACATCATGAGCCAGAAGAAAGTAGAGCAGAACGTGTTCTCCTTCTACCTCAACAG gaaCCCAGACTCTGAGCCCGGCGGGGAGCTCCTGCTGGGAGGAACTGACCCTAAGTACTACAGTGGAGACTTCCAGTACCTCGACGTCAGCCGCCAGGCCTACTGGCAGATCCACATGGACGG GATGGGTGTGGGGAGCCAGCTGAGTCTGTGTAAGGGAGGCTGTGAGGCCATCGTGGACACCGGCACGTCCCTCATCACCGGCCCCGCGGCCGAGGTCAAGGCCCTGCAGAAGGCCATCGGAGCAACACCACTCATCCAGGGAGAGGTAAGACAcaggatcaaccctactcctctaGTTCAACACTGTG GTCCCCGACTACAGCTACGTTCCTCCTCTAGTTCAACACTGTGGTCCCCGACTACAGCTACGTTCCTCCTCTAG
- the LOC124019880 gene encoding cathepsin D-like isoform X1 → MKVLYLCLFAALALASDALVRIPLRKFRSIRRTLTDSGRAAEELLAGQEHTKYNNLGFPSSSNEPTPETLKNFMDAQYYGEIGLGTPVQTFTVVFDTGSSNLWIPSIHCSFTDIACLLHHKYNGAKSSTYVKNGTAFAIQYGSGSLSGYLSQDTCTIGGLSIEDQGFGEAIKQPGVAFIAAKFDGILGMAYPRISVDGVAPPFDNIMSQKKVEQNVFSFYLNRNPDSEPGGELLLGGTDPKYYSGDFQYLDVSRQAYWQIHMDGMGVGSQLSLCKGGCEAIVDTGTSLITGPAAEVKALQKAIGATPLIQGEYMVNCDKIPTMPVITFNLGGQSYSLTAEQYVLKESQAGKTICLSGFMGLDIPAPAGPLWILGDVFIGQYYTVFDRDNNRVGFAKSK, encoded by the exons AATTCCGTTGAGGAAGTTCCGTTCCATCAGGCGTACCCTGACGGACTCGGGCAGGGCAGCAGAAGAGCTGTTGGCCGGGCAGGAACACACCAAGTACAACAACCTGGGCTTCCCCTCCTCCAGTAATGAACCCACTCCAGAAACCCTGAAGAACTTTATGGAT gcTCAGTACTACGGTGAGATCGGCCTGGGGACTCCCGTCCAGACATTCACTGTAGTGTTTGATACAGGCTCCTCTAACTTGTGGATCCCTTCCATCCACTGCTCCTTCACAGACATCGCCTGCT tgctTCACCACAAGTATAACGGTGCCAAGTCCAGTACGTATGTGAAGAACGGAACGGCCTTCGCCATCCAGTATGGGTCTGGCAGTCTGTCTGGGTATCTCAGCCAAGACACGTGCACG ATTGGAGGCCTGTCCATAGAGGACCAGGGGTTCGGTGAGGCCATCAAGCAGCCTGGCGTAGCCTTCATCGCTGCTAAGTTTGACGGCATCCTGGGCATGGCCTACCCCCGTATCTCTGTGGACGGGGTCGCTCCGCCGTTCGACAACATCATGAGCCAGAAGAAAGTAGAGCAGAACGTGTTCTCCTTCTACCTCAACAG gaaCCCAGACTCTGAGCCCGGCGGGGAGCTCCTGCTGGGAGGAACTGACCCTAAGTACTACAGTGGAGACTTCCAGTACCTCGACGTCAGCCGCCAGGCCTACTGGCAGATCCACATGGACGG GATGGGTGTGGGGAGCCAGCTGAGTCTGTGTAAGGGAGGCTGTGAGGCCATCGTGGACACCGGCACGTCCCTCATCACCGGCCCCGCGGCCGAGGTCAAGGCCCTGCAGAAGGCCATCGGAGCAACACCACTCATCCAGGGAGAG TACATGGTGAACTGTGATAAGATTCCCACCATGCCTGTCATCACATTCAACCTGGGAGGACAGTCCTACAGTCTGACTGCAGAGCAGTACGTCCTCAAG GAGAGCCAGGCTGGTAAGACCATCTGCCTGAGTGGCTTCATGGGCCTGGACATCCCCGCCCCAGCCGGGCCGCTGTGGATCCTGGGAGATGTATTCATTGGCCAATACTACACTGTGTTCGACCGTGACAACAACAGGGTGGGCTTCGCTAAGTCCAAGTAG